Within the Opitutaceae bacterium TAV5 genome, the region GTCGTCGGTGTCATCCCACCGGAGTTTCCCGCGGAAAAAGTCGGCCCAGAGGAATTCCTGGAAATACACGTCCTTGCGCTCCTCGAAACCGCCGGCCTCCATCACCGCCCACATGAGCCCCCGCCAGGGATTGCTCCGCAGGTCGAGGAGCGTGGCGGGAAGCTGCGCGGGCGGCAGCAGCGCGCCCCCATCGGGCGAGCCGAGGTACGTGTAGCGCTGCGCGATCATCCGCCGCCAGAACTCGACCGGGCGCAGGTCCGACCAGTTGGCGAGGATGTGGCCGCAGGCCGTCTTGTCGGGCTGGCGGGAATCGATGAGGGCGCGCAGGGTGTGGTGCCCGTCGGTCATGTACGGCACGCCGCCGGGGCCGATGACGACCGGAACGTCCTTTTTTTTCAGATACGCGACGAGGTCCCCGGCGGAGAAGGCATCGATCGCGGATTGCTTGAAGGCGACCTCGCGGAAACCGACGGCAAATTGCGTGGGGTGAAGCCGCCGGGCGTCGATGGTGACGGCGGCGCCGGCGGGAAGGTCGGGGCGGAAGGGGACGTAGCTTTTCTCGTCGCCGGCCCGCAGCAAGGTCGCGCAGGCGAGCGCCACGAGAAAAAGGGACGGACGAAGCATTCGGACTTTCATGGATACCGGTTACGTAACAGACAGAACCGTTTGCCGAAATGTCCGGAATGTTACGTTCGGGTGAAATCTGCGACGGGCTCACGGAATCGATCCGGTTTTCGTAAAAACAGAAAAGCTCCGTCCTCCGGAGACGTCGGGCCGGAGGACGGAGCCATGCGGATCAGGGCTTGTTGTCAGGGTGTCGATCCGGTCAGTTTTCCGCTTTTCAAATGCGGGCGGTGGACGAAGGATGCAAAGCCATGCCGGACAAGCCCCTCCACCAGCCGCACGACAAGCTCTTCAGGACCAACTTTCGTGACCTGCCCACGGCCATCGCCTTTTTCCGGCACTATCTGCCCCGGCGCGTGGTCAGGCGGCTGGATTTTTCCCGGATGGCGCTGGTCCCCGGTTCGTATGTCACCGGCAGGCTGAAGGCGTCCGAATCGGATCTTCTCTTCCGGGCCGGACTGAAAGGAAGCGAGGCGGAAGCTTTTGTTTATCTGCTCTTCGAGCATCAGTACGAGGAGGACCGCTGGATCGCCCTGCGGCTGTCGCGTTACCGGCAGGACATCTGGGAGACGTTCCTGAAAGAGCACCCCGGCGCGCCGGGCCTGCCGGTCATCATCCCGGTGGTGATCGCGCACAACAAGACGGCCTGGGACGTGCGCCCGCGTTTCGACTGGCGGCTGTTCGACCTTCCCGCCGAGGGGAAAACGGACCTCTCCGCCTACCTGCCGGCCTTCGATTTCGAACTGCTGCAACTGGCGCAATTGCCCTTCGACAAGATCGCGGGCACGCCGCTGGGGATCATGACGCTGCGCGTCTTCAAGGCGCAGCGCGAAGGAGGAGCGTTTCCCGCGAGCGAGTGGGTGTGGGACGAGTCCCTGCTGGCGCGGATCGGGACCATGGCCCTGGAGCAGATCTTCAGCTATATCGTCGGCCGTCCCGAGTTTGACATTGTCGATGTGGAGGCCAAGGTGTCGGGTTTCGAGTCCGAAACCGTCAAACAAACCGCCATGACCATCGCTCAACGTTACATCGAAAAAGGGAAGCTGGAAGGCATCGAAAAGGGCCGGGAAGAAGGCATCGAAAAAGGCGAACTGGTCGGGCGCATCCACATGTTGCAGGAGCTTCTCGGCAAAAAAATCACTCCCCGAAAAGACCTCATTCGCAAGTCACCCGCCCAATTACAGGCCCTGCTCAATCGCCTGCGTTCCGAGCACCGGGCGCTGTAAACGGCAGAGCATTCATCCCCTCTCTCGATTGCGGATCTTCACACGAAGCACGCAAAGGGCGCGAAGAAGCAGCGGGAAGAGGTTTTCCGGTTTTTTTGATCCTTCGCACGCTTTGCGTGCTTCGTGTAAAACAGGTTTGGAAACTCCGTCGATCTACCCCGCCGCGTAATCTTTTCTGTCTTGTCAGGGGGCACGAGCGCGCGAGGCGGAGCGGTCACCACGGGAAAAGTCGAAGAACCCAATTGCTTCGCGCATGCAGCCGTCCATCGCGCTTGCAAGCGCGCGGGAGATTTACGCCGGGCAGGGTGACTTTTGCGTCCCTTCGCGGCCAATCCGGTTCAGGCACAGCCGTCCTGCGCTCTCGTGGTTCGGTTTTCGTAAAACAAAAGAGAAGTTTTAAAAATTCATTTTTTGAACAGAAGGAAACAAAGGAAACGAAGATAAAAACGAAGAAGGCCCTGAATAGGAAGTTATTTATTTTAATAAACTTAGAGAAGAATGAACGGTAAGTATCCTTGGCTGTTCTTCGTTCTCTTCGTTGCCTTCTGTTCAATTCCTGGAAGTTCCCCAAAAAGCTCCGTCCCCCGGAGACGTTGGGCCGGAGGACGGAGCCATGCAGATCAGGGCTTGTTGTTATGGTGTCGATCCGGGGCGGAATGCCCCGAAAACAATATCGCGGTGCCGGTTATTGCTGCACGGTGCGACGGCCGCGATGAAGCGCGACGCCGGCGAGGACCGCGAGGGCGAGCAGCGCGGCATAGGTGGCCGGCTCGGGGACGGCAGAGCCGGCGGTGAAACTCAGGTCGTCGAT harbors:
- a CDS encoding chromosome partitioning protein ParB produces the protein MDARRLHPTQFAVGFREVAFKQSAIDAFSAGDLVAYLKKKDVPVVIGPGGVPYMTDGHHTLRALIDSRQPDKTACGHILANWSDLRPVEFWRRMIAQRYTYLGSPDGGALLPPAQLPATLLDLRSNPWRGLMWAVMEAGGFEERKDVYFQEFLWADFFRGKLRWDDTDDAAFARAVREAVILARSPEAAHLPGWKGETKIDS
- a CDS encoding transposase; the encoded protein is MPDKPLHQPHDKLFRTNFRDLPTAIAFFRHYLPRRVVRRLDFSRMALVPGSYVTGRLKASESDLLFRAGLKGSEAEAFVYLLFEHQYEEDRWIALRLSRYRQDIWETFLKEHPGAPGLPVIIPVVIAHNKTAWDVRPRFDWRLFDLPAEGKTDLSAYLPAFDFELLQLAQLPFDKIAGTPLGIMTLRVFKAQREGGAFPASEWVWDESLLARIGTMALEQIFSYIVGRPEFDIVDVEAKVSGFESETVKQTAMTIAQRYIEKGKLEGIEKGREEGIEKGELVGRIHMLQELLGKKITPRKDLIRKSPAQLQALLNRLRSEHRAL